The Panicum hallii strain FIL2 chromosome 9, PHallii_v3.1, whole genome shotgun sequence genome has a window encoding:
- the LOC112875211 gene encoding uncharacterized protein LOC112875211 isoform X3 has protein sequence MLPSSPITWLLRAPIAFATAWIEKSSLILTAYRLLVHNPFASTTNTWHVRQVKLVVVVSLAQAMMVSWIPASPHPRFLPTLTGHGRRARRPHQVRKRLVPLLRRHRMALLTAPAVAALLLLFWSAAYGDAQLPYKDPSLPVEARVKDLLGRMTLAEKIGQMTQIERQVASPEVLKDNFIGSLLSGGGSVPRKQATAAEWMAMISDFQKACLSTRLGIPMIYGIDAVHGHNNVYGATIFPHNVALGATRDPDLVKRIGAATALEVRATGIQYAFAPCIAVCRDPRWGRCYESYSEDHKIVQAMTELIPGLQGDVPQNFTSGMPYVAGKNKVAACAKHFVGDGGTHDGINENNTIIDRQGLMSIHMPAYLDSLRKGVSTVMISYSSWNGIKMHANHNLITNFLKGRLNFKGFTISDWEGIDRITSPAGSNYSYSVQAGILAGIDMIMVPNNYQSFISILTGHVNSGVIPMSRIDDAVTRILRVKFTMGLFENPMPDSTMADQLGKKEHRDLAREAVRKSLVLLKNGKPGEAPLLPLPKKAAKILVAGSHADNLGYQCGGWTIEWQGDTGRITVGTTILDAVKAAVDPSTTVVFAENPDADFVKNGGFSYAIVAVGEHPYTETKGDSMNLTIPDPGPSTIQTVCGAVRCATVLFSGRPVVIQPFLGATDALVAAWLPGTEGQGVTDVLFGDYGFTGKLPRTWFKSVDQLPMNYGDAHYDPLFPLGFGLTTKGNAY, from the exons ATGTTACCATCAAGTCCCATCACGTGGTTACTCAGAGCGCCTATTGCTTTCGCAACGGCATGGATAGAAAAGAGCAGCTTGATCCTGACAGCCTACCGGTTACTCGTCCACAATCCATTTGCAAGCACCACCAACACATGGCACGTTCGACAAGTCAAACTAGTCGTCGTAGTGTCCTTAGCACAAGCCATGATGGTTTCTTGGATCCCTGCATCTCCGCATCCCCGGTTCTTGCCGACGTTGACCGGTCATGGGCGGCGAGCTCGCCGGCCGCATCAG GTCCGGAAGCGCCTCGTCCCGCTCCTTCGCCGGCACAGGATGGCGCTGCTcacggcgccggcggtggccgcgctgctgctgctcttcTGGTCCGCGGCGTACGGTGACGCCCAGTTGCCGTACAAGGACCCCAGCCTGCCCGTGGAGGCCCGCGTCAAGGACCTCCTCGGCCGGATGACGCTCGCCGAGAAGATCGGCCAGATGACGCAGATCGAGCGGCAGGTCGCGTCGCCGGAGGTGCTCAAGGACAACTTCATCGGCAGCCTGCtcagcggcggcgggagcgtGCCGCGGAAGCAGGCGACGGCAGCGGAGTGGATGGCCATGATCAGTGACTTCCAGAAGGCGTGCCTGTCCACACGGCTGGGCATCCCGATGATCTACGGCATCGACGCCGTCCACGGTCACAACAATGTCTACGGCGCGACCATCTTCCCCCACAATGTCGCGCTCGGAGCCACCAG GGATCCTGATCTGGTGAAGAGGATCGGTGCCGCGACCGCGCTCGAAGTGCGAGCCACCGGCATCCAGTACGCGTTCGCGCCATGCATTGCG GTCTGCCGTGATCCGAGGTGGGGGCGGTGCTACGAGAGCTACAGTGAGGACCACAAGATCGTGCAGGCCATGACAGAGCTCATCCCGGGCCTGCAGGGCGACGTTCCGCAGAACTTCACCAGCGGCATGCCCTACGTTGCCGGAAA GAACAAGGTGGCAGCGTGTGCCAAGCACTTCGTCGGCGACGGTGGCACGCATGACGGCATCAACGAGAACAACACCATCATCGACCGGCAGGGCCTGATGAGCATCCACATGCCCGCCTACCTGGACTCGCTCCGGAAGGGCGTCTCCACGGTCATGATCTCCTACTCCAGCTGGAATGGCATCAAGATGCACGCCAACCACAACCTCATCACCAACTTCCTCAAGGGCAGGCTCAACTTCAAG GGCTTCACGATCTCAGATTGGGAGGGTATTGACAGGATCACCAGCCCTGCAGGGTCAAACTACTCCTACTCTGTCCAAGCTGGAATTCTTGCTGGCATTGACATG ATCATGGTGCCTAACAACTACCAAAGCTTCATCAGCATCCTGACTGGCCACGTCAACAGCGGTGTAATCCCGATGAGCAGGATTGACGACGCCGTGACGAGGATCCTGCGCGTCAAGTTCACCATGGGCTTGTTCGAGAACCCCATGCCCGACTCCACCATGGCCGACCAGCTGGGCAAGAAGGAGCACCGGGACCTTGCAAGGGAGGCGGTAAGGAAGTCGCTCGTGCTCCTCAAGAACGGCAAGCCAGGCGAAGctccgctgctgccgctgccgaAGAAGGCGGCCAAGATCCTCGTCGCCGGCAGCCACGCAGACAACCTGGGCTACCAGTGCGGCGGGTGGACCATCGAGTGGCAGGGCGACACGGGCCGCATCACCGTCGGCACCACCATCCTTGACGCCGTGAAGGCGGCCGTGGACCCGTCGACGACGGTGGTGTTCGCGGAGAACCCCGACGCGGACTTCGTCAAGAACGGCGGCTTCTCGTACGCCATCGTGGCCGTGGGCGAGCACCCGTACACGGAGACCAAGGGCGACAGCATGAACCTGACGATCCCGGACCCGGGGCCGAGCACCATCCAGACGGTGTGCGGCGCCGTGCGGTGCGCGACCGTGCTCTTCAGCGGCCGCCCCGTGGTGATCCAGCCGTTCCTGGGCGCCACGGACGCGCTCGTCGCCGCCTGGCTGCCTGGGACCGAGGGCCAGGGCGTCACCGACGTGCTGTTCGGCGACTACGGGTTCACCGGGAAGCTGCCGCGGACGTGGTTCAAGTCGGTGGACCAGCTGCCGATGAACTACGGAGACGCGCACTACGACCCGCTCTTCCCGCTGGGCTTCGGGCTCACCACGAAGGGCAACGCATACTAG
- the LOC112875211 gene encoding uncharacterized protein LOC112875211 isoform X2: protein MGMGMKLLARVRKRLVPLLRRHRMALLTAPAVAALLLLFWSAAYGDAQLPYKDPSLPVEARVKDLLGRMTLAEKIGQMTQIERQVASPEVLKDNFIGSLLSGGGSVPRKQATAAEWMAMISDFQKACLSTRLGIPMIYGIDAVHGHNNVYGATIFPHNVALGATRDPDLVKRIGAATALEVRATGIQYAFAPCIAVCRDPRWGRCYESYSEDHKIVQAMTELIPGLQGDVPQNFTSGMPYVAGKNKVAACAKHFVGDGGTHDGINENNTIIDRQGLMSIHMPAYLDSLRKGVSTVMISYSSWNGIKMHANHNLITNFLKGRLNFKGFTISDWEGIDRITSPAGSNYSYSVQAGILAGIDMIMVPNNYQSFISILTGHVNSGVIPMSRIDDAVTRILRVKFTMGLFENPMPDSTMADQLGKKEHRDLAREAVRKSLVLLKNGKPGEAPLLPLPKKAAKILVAGSHADNLGYQCGGWTIEWQGDTGRITVGTTILDAVKAAVDPSTTVVFAENPDADFVKNGGFSYAIVAVGEHPYTETKGDSMNLTIPDPGPSTIQTVCGAVRCATVLFSGRPVVIQPFLGATDALVAAWLPGTEGQGVTDVLFGDYGFTGKLPRTWFKSVDQLPMNYGDAHYDPLFPLGFGLTTKGNAY, encoded by the exons ATGGGGATGGGGATGAAACTGCTGGCCCGA GTCCGGAAGCGCCTCGTCCCGCTCCTTCGCCGGCACAGGATGGCGCTGCTcacggcgccggcggtggccgcgctgctgctgctcttcTGGTCCGCGGCGTACGGTGACGCCCAGTTGCCGTACAAGGACCCCAGCCTGCCCGTGGAGGCCCGCGTCAAGGACCTCCTCGGCCGGATGACGCTCGCCGAGAAGATCGGCCAGATGACGCAGATCGAGCGGCAGGTCGCGTCGCCGGAGGTGCTCAAGGACAACTTCATCGGCAGCCTGCtcagcggcggcgggagcgtGCCGCGGAAGCAGGCGACGGCAGCGGAGTGGATGGCCATGATCAGTGACTTCCAGAAGGCGTGCCTGTCCACACGGCTGGGCATCCCGATGATCTACGGCATCGACGCCGTCCACGGTCACAACAATGTCTACGGCGCGACCATCTTCCCCCACAATGTCGCGCTCGGAGCCACCAG GGATCCTGATCTGGTGAAGAGGATCGGTGCCGCGACCGCGCTCGAAGTGCGAGCCACCGGCATCCAGTACGCGTTCGCGCCATGCATTGCG GTCTGCCGTGATCCGAGGTGGGGGCGGTGCTACGAGAGCTACAGTGAGGACCACAAGATCGTGCAGGCCATGACAGAGCTCATCCCGGGCCTGCAGGGCGACGTTCCGCAGAACTTCACCAGCGGCATGCCCTACGTTGCCGGAAA GAACAAGGTGGCAGCGTGTGCCAAGCACTTCGTCGGCGACGGTGGCACGCATGACGGCATCAACGAGAACAACACCATCATCGACCGGCAGGGCCTGATGAGCATCCACATGCCCGCCTACCTGGACTCGCTCCGGAAGGGCGTCTCCACGGTCATGATCTCCTACTCCAGCTGGAATGGCATCAAGATGCACGCCAACCACAACCTCATCACCAACTTCCTCAAGGGCAGGCTCAACTTCAAG GGCTTCACGATCTCAGATTGGGAGGGTATTGACAGGATCACCAGCCCTGCAGGGTCAAACTACTCCTACTCTGTCCAAGCTGGAATTCTTGCTGGCATTGACATG ATCATGGTGCCTAACAACTACCAAAGCTTCATCAGCATCCTGACTGGCCACGTCAACAGCGGTGTAATCCCGATGAGCAGGATTGACGACGCCGTGACGAGGATCCTGCGCGTCAAGTTCACCATGGGCTTGTTCGAGAACCCCATGCCCGACTCCACCATGGCCGACCAGCTGGGCAAGAAGGAGCACCGGGACCTTGCAAGGGAGGCGGTAAGGAAGTCGCTCGTGCTCCTCAAGAACGGCAAGCCAGGCGAAGctccgctgctgccgctgccgaAGAAGGCGGCCAAGATCCTCGTCGCCGGCAGCCACGCAGACAACCTGGGCTACCAGTGCGGCGGGTGGACCATCGAGTGGCAGGGCGACACGGGCCGCATCACCGTCGGCACCACCATCCTTGACGCCGTGAAGGCGGCCGTGGACCCGTCGACGACGGTGGTGTTCGCGGAGAACCCCGACGCGGACTTCGTCAAGAACGGCGGCTTCTCGTACGCCATCGTGGCCGTGGGCGAGCACCCGTACACGGAGACCAAGGGCGACAGCATGAACCTGACGATCCCGGACCCGGGGCCGAGCACCATCCAGACGGTGTGCGGCGCCGTGCGGTGCGCGACCGTGCTCTTCAGCGGCCGCCCCGTGGTGATCCAGCCGTTCCTGGGCGCCACGGACGCGCTCGTCGCCGCCTGGCTGCCTGGGACCGAGGGCCAGGGCGTCACCGACGTGCTGTTCGGCGACTACGGGTTCACCGGGAAGCTGCCGCGGACGTGGTTCAAGTCGGTGGACCAGCTGCCGATGAACTACGGAGACGCGCACTACGACCCGCTCTTCCCGCTGGGCTTCGGGCTCACCACGAAGGGCAACGCATACTAG
- the LOC112875211 gene encoding uncharacterized protein LOC112875211 isoform X1 — protein sequence MAGAVPAPTTPQPLSAIPAAAPASLLRYIKRTRRGGERTVRKRLVPLLRRHRMALLTAPAVAALLLLFWSAAYGDAQLPYKDPSLPVEARVKDLLGRMTLAEKIGQMTQIERQVASPEVLKDNFIGSLLSGGGSVPRKQATAAEWMAMISDFQKACLSTRLGIPMIYGIDAVHGHNNVYGATIFPHNVALGATRDPDLVKRIGAATALEVRATGIQYAFAPCIAVCRDPRWGRCYESYSEDHKIVQAMTELIPGLQGDVPQNFTSGMPYVAGKNKVAACAKHFVGDGGTHDGINENNTIIDRQGLMSIHMPAYLDSLRKGVSTVMISYSSWNGIKMHANHNLITNFLKGRLNFKGFTISDWEGIDRITSPAGSNYSYSVQAGILAGIDMIMVPNNYQSFISILTGHVNSGVIPMSRIDDAVTRILRVKFTMGLFENPMPDSTMADQLGKKEHRDLAREAVRKSLVLLKNGKPGEAPLLPLPKKAAKILVAGSHADNLGYQCGGWTIEWQGDTGRITVGTTILDAVKAAVDPSTTVVFAENPDADFVKNGGFSYAIVAVGEHPYTETKGDSMNLTIPDPGPSTIQTVCGAVRCATVLFSGRPVVIQPFLGATDALVAAWLPGTEGQGVTDVLFGDYGFTGKLPRTWFKSVDQLPMNYGDAHYDPLFPLGFGLTTKGNAY from the exons ATGGCGGGCGCGGTCCCTGCTCCAACCACTCCCCAGCCCTTATCCGCCATACCTGCCGCTGCCCCGGCTTCCTTGCTCCGTTATATAAAGCGCACTCGCCGGGGAGGGGAACGCACG GTCCGGAAGCGCCTCGTCCCGCTCCTTCGCCGGCACAGGATGGCGCTGCTcacggcgccggcggtggccgcgctgctgctgctcttcTGGTCCGCGGCGTACGGTGACGCCCAGTTGCCGTACAAGGACCCCAGCCTGCCCGTGGAGGCCCGCGTCAAGGACCTCCTCGGCCGGATGACGCTCGCCGAGAAGATCGGCCAGATGACGCAGATCGAGCGGCAGGTCGCGTCGCCGGAGGTGCTCAAGGACAACTTCATCGGCAGCCTGCtcagcggcggcgggagcgtGCCGCGGAAGCAGGCGACGGCAGCGGAGTGGATGGCCATGATCAGTGACTTCCAGAAGGCGTGCCTGTCCACACGGCTGGGCATCCCGATGATCTACGGCATCGACGCCGTCCACGGTCACAACAATGTCTACGGCGCGACCATCTTCCCCCACAATGTCGCGCTCGGAGCCACCAG GGATCCTGATCTGGTGAAGAGGATCGGTGCCGCGACCGCGCTCGAAGTGCGAGCCACCGGCATCCAGTACGCGTTCGCGCCATGCATTGCG GTCTGCCGTGATCCGAGGTGGGGGCGGTGCTACGAGAGCTACAGTGAGGACCACAAGATCGTGCAGGCCATGACAGAGCTCATCCCGGGCCTGCAGGGCGACGTTCCGCAGAACTTCACCAGCGGCATGCCCTACGTTGCCGGAAA GAACAAGGTGGCAGCGTGTGCCAAGCACTTCGTCGGCGACGGTGGCACGCATGACGGCATCAACGAGAACAACACCATCATCGACCGGCAGGGCCTGATGAGCATCCACATGCCCGCCTACCTGGACTCGCTCCGGAAGGGCGTCTCCACGGTCATGATCTCCTACTCCAGCTGGAATGGCATCAAGATGCACGCCAACCACAACCTCATCACCAACTTCCTCAAGGGCAGGCTCAACTTCAAG GGCTTCACGATCTCAGATTGGGAGGGTATTGACAGGATCACCAGCCCTGCAGGGTCAAACTACTCCTACTCTGTCCAAGCTGGAATTCTTGCTGGCATTGACATG ATCATGGTGCCTAACAACTACCAAAGCTTCATCAGCATCCTGACTGGCCACGTCAACAGCGGTGTAATCCCGATGAGCAGGATTGACGACGCCGTGACGAGGATCCTGCGCGTCAAGTTCACCATGGGCTTGTTCGAGAACCCCATGCCCGACTCCACCATGGCCGACCAGCTGGGCAAGAAGGAGCACCGGGACCTTGCAAGGGAGGCGGTAAGGAAGTCGCTCGTGCTCCTCAAGAACGGCAAGCCAGGCGAAGctccgctgctgccgctgccgaAGAAGGCGGCCAAGATCCTCGTCGCCGGCAGCCACGCAGACAACCTGGGCTACCAGTGCGGCGGGTGGACCATCGAGTGGCAGGGCGACACGGGCCGCATCACCGTCGGCACCACCATCCTTGACGCCGTGAAGGCGGCCGTGGACCCGTCGACGACGGTGGTGTTCGCGGAGAACCCCGACGCGGACTTCGTCAAGAACGGCGGCTTCTCGTACGCCATCGTGGCCGTGGGCGAGCACCCGTACACGGAGACCAAGGGCGACAGCATGAACCTGACGATCCCGGACCCGGGGCCGAGCACCATCCAGACGGTGTGCGGCGCCGTGCGGTGCGCGACCGTGCTCTTCAGCGGCCGCCCCGTGGTGATCCAGCCGTTCCTGGGCGCCACGGACGCGCTCGTCGCCGCCTGGCTGCCTGGGACCGAGGGCCAGGGCGTCACCGACGTGCTGTTCGGCGACTACGGGTTCACCGGGAAGCTGCCGCGGACGTGGTTCAAGTCGGTGGACCAGCTGCCGATGAACTACGGAGACGCGCACTACGACCCGCTCTTCCCGCTGGGCTTCGGGCTCACCACGAAGGGCAACGCATACTAG